One Solirubrobacterales bacterium DNA window includes the following coding sequences:
- a CDS encoding SpoIIE family protein phosphatase: MKSPNHKLWTMIGIGLVVVSSAISIALGQDVRLVSILIVPPLVAGLSTTPRSTALIAALSMAAAIALGAQQVNELFSTAHTLRVAVVAMACALAVQTAVLRERDLRTRRRLALINASRDQLEAASGVEDALASLCRAVVFADFAEFAILDVQLPDGSQIRIVERGEASEQLRVTPRNKPTAASESYQQEVQRGGPLLLRESPDALVEGLFTGEDLGRFKHIHMIIKQVSVGELLAVYFFICPNPRPAWGEAEVTQVASLARAAAQRARSDQLIDRITHAQQELRASRDEVSAIVEGIASGIIAQTPDGKIVYANSVAARMLDWEDSDSMIGVNFADVLERIILRNEEGVPIDASQVPSRRALRGEDHPTELFRYIVKSTGEELWMFVRSTAIFDDSGKPALAIAVIEDNTARKRNELSNTFLAEASKLLSESLDFDSAVNAITRATVPGMSDWCTVELAEPGGKIETIAVAHGDPELESAVERFRTDFPISESDAFGPAHVIQTGQAELYETMDMERIREIYADDARAEAVRGLLPRTSMVAPITVHGKPIGSIMMAISRAGARYSQFDLETAIELGRRAGIALDNARLHTERMRMLSSLQKSLIPAELPQLDGMALYATFRPAERDAEVGGDFYDAFTFADGSSALVIGDVCGKGPEAAALTALARYTIRAAAMDETDPQAILTRLNDALLEQVTDGRFVTVSLTRLSHGYDGLKMETVSAGHPLPLVAGSAPPRAVGEPGTLLGVVPDPDLPKSLDVLLPAESLVLYTDGLSAGQTTDDTLYALELLGGISLNGADDGAQLINLAAIARQSEPNRDDVAILVARAD; this comes from the coding sequence ATGAAGTCACCCAACCACAAACTCTGGACGATGATCGGCATCGGACTGGTCGTCGTCTCGAGCGCGATATCGATTGCGCTAGGACAGGACGTCCGGCTCGTCTCGATCCTCATCGTTCCGCCATTGGTAGCGGGGCTCAGCACCACGCCACGGTCGACCGCCCTGATCGCGGCGCTCTCAATGGCCGCCGCTATCGCGCTCGGCGCCCAACAGGTCAACGAGCTCTTCTCAACGGCACACACGCTGCGAGTGGCTGTCGTCGCCATGGCCTGCGCGCTGGCGGTTCAAACCGCGGTTCTGCGCGAGCGCGACCTGCGAACCCGCAGACGCCTTGCACTGATCAACGCCTCGCGTGACCAGCTGGAGGCCGCATCGGGCGTCGAAGATGCGCTCGCAAGTTTGTGCCGCGCGGTGGTTTTCGCTGACTTCGCCGAGTTCGCGATCCTGGACGTCCAACTCCCGGACGGCAGCCAAATCCGCATCGTTGAGCGCGGCGAGGCCAGTGAGCAGCTACGGGTCACCCCTCGAAACAAACCAACAGCCGCGAGCGAGTCGTACCAGCAGGAAGTGCAGCGCGGTGGTCCGCTCCTGCTCCGTGAGTCACCCGATGCTCTGGTCGAAGGCCTCTTCACCGGTGAAGACCTCGGTCGTTTCAAGCACATTCACATGATCATCAAGCAGGTCAGCGTCGGTGAGCTGCTCGCCGTCTACTTCTTCATTTGTCCCAATCCCAGGCCCGCTTGGGGAGAGGCCGAGGTCACGCAAGTTGCGTCACTCGCCCGCGCCGCCGCGCAACGCGCGCGCTCAGATCAACTGATCGACCGCATCACCCACGCACAGCAGGAGCTGCGCGCCTCGCGAGACGAAGTCAGCGCAATCGTTGAGGGCATCGCGAGCGGGATCATTGCTCAGACGCCCGATGGCAAGATCGTCTATGCCAATAGCGTCGCCGCCCGCATGCTCGACTGGGAGGACTCCGACTCGATGATCGGAGTCAACTTCGCCGATGTTCTCGAGCGCATCATCCTGCGCAACGAGGAGGGCGTACCGATCGACGCATCCCAGGTTCCGAGCCGCCGCGCCCTGCGGGGCGAGGATCACCCGACCGAGCTGTTCCGATACATAGTCAAGTCGACGGGCGAGGAACTCTGGATGTTTGTCCGCTCGACGGCGATCTTCGACGACAGCGGCAAGCCCGCGCTGGCGATAGCCGTGATCGAGGACAACACCGCGCGCAAGCGCAACGAACTTTCAAACACCTTCCTCGCGGAAGCAAGCAAACTGCTCAGCGAGTCGCTCGATTTCGACAGCGCAGTGAATGCGATCACGCGCGCCACCGTGCCGGGAATGTCCGATTGGTGCACCGTTGAACTCGCCGAACCCGGCGGAAAGATCGAAACGATCGCCGTCGCCCATGGAGATCCTGAGCTCGAGTCCGCCGTCGAGCGATTCCGCACGGACTTTCCAATCTCAGAATCGGACGCTTTCGGGCCAGCCCACGTGATCCAGACCGGCCAGGCCGAGCTGTACGAGACGATGGACATGGAACGAATACGCGAAATCTACGCCGATGACGCCCGCGCCGAGGCCGTCCGAGGACTACTCCCAAGGACGTCGATGGTCGCACCGATCACCGTACACGGCAAGCCGATCGGATCGATCATGATGGCGATCAGCCGAGCGGGAGCCCGATACTCACAGTTCGATCTGGAAACCGCGATCGAACTGGGCCGACGCGCCGGGATCGCGCTCGACAATGCGCGACTTCACACCGAGCGCATGCGCATGCTCTCCAGCCTGCAGAAGAGCCTTATTCCCGCCGAGCTTCCGCAACTCGACGGGATGGCGTTGTATGCCACTTTCCGGCCAGCCGAGCGCGACGCCGAAGTCGGCGGCGACTTCTACGACGCTTTCACCTTCGCGGACGGGAGCAGCGCACTTGTGATCGGCGACGTCTGCGGCAAGGGGCCCGAAGCGGCGGCTTTGACGGCGCTCGCACGCTACACGATCCGCGCGGCTGCAATGGACGAGACAGACCCCCAGGCGATTCTCACTCGATTGAACGACGCGCTACTCGAGCAGGTGACCGACGGGCGTTTTGTAACCGTCTCGCTCACTCGACTCTCTCATGGGTACGACGGGCTGAAGATGGAAACTGTCTCTGCCGGTCATCCGCTCCCCCTCGTGGCCGGGAGTGCCCCCCCGCGTGCGGTCGGAGAGCCGGGAACGCTGCTTGGCGTGGTGCCCGACCCAGACCTCCCGAAGTCGCTTGATGTGCTGCTGCCAGCAGAGTCTCTCGTGCTTTATACGGACGGATTGTCTGCGGGACAGACGACCGACGACACGCTCTACGCATTGGAGCTACTCGGCGGCATCTCGCTGAACGGCGCCGATGACGGCGCGCAACTGATCAATCTCGCCGCGATAGCTCGCCAGTCAGAACCCAATCGCGACGACGTCGCGATCCTCGTGGCTCGCGCCGACTGA
- a CDS encoding STAS domain-containing protein → MHAPEEREGQFSISIETNPGSYIVALRGELDIATVDQLTSALEGVTPASGERLVIDLTAVSFMDSTGLRVLIAANGAAAEGGYELLIVTGDSPAKRVLELTRMDEHMQVVASI, encoded by the coding sequence ATGCACGCTCCTGAGGAACGAGAAGGCCAGTTCAGTATCTCGATTGAAACGAACCCCGGTTCGTACATCGTCGCCCTTCGCGGCGAGCTCGACATTGCGACTGTGGACCAGCTCACGTCAGCTCTGGAGGGCGTTACACCAGCTTCGGGCGAGCGCCTCGTAATAGACCTGACCGCCGTCTCTTTCATGGACTCGACGGGGCTTCGTGTTCTGATCGCCGCCAACGGTGCCGCCGCTGAGGGTGGCTACGAGCTACTCATCGTGACCGGTGACTCGCCGGCAAAGCGCGTTCTCGAACTGACTCGCATGGACGAACACATGCAGGTCGTCGCCTCGATTTAG
- a CDS encoding NAD-dependent epimerase/dehydratase family protein has protein sequence MTRNGEVAFVTGAYGFIGGHLTKRLLAEGAEVVILRRDRPAHSLIVLENDEPACSVALGDLSDHQSLLRVLNEYGVTTVFHLAAQAIVAVANRSPLSTFETNIRGTYNLLEAARLAPTVERVVVASSDKAYGQHEDLPYREDAKLQPTFPYDTSKAAADLVARSYAETYGLPVAVTRLANVYGGGDFNFSRLVPELARAIHAGQPPIIRSDGSPERDFVYVADAVDAYLTIADGLSDPANIGMAFNAGAGRPWPVLEIVRTMLDVAGSSLEPDIQGRGIPEGEIDRQYLDSTLIDLRLGWTPTWPLTEGLSATWEWYERALPGVLAPDLG, from the coding sequence ATGACGCGCAACGGCGAGGTCGCCTTCGTAACCGGCGCCTACGGATTCATCGGCGGCCACCTGACCAAGCGCCTGCTCGCCGAGGGCGCGGAAGTCGTGATCCTGCGACGCGACCGCCCGGCGCATTCTTTGATCGTGCTTGAGAACGATGAGCCGGCCTGCAGCGTGGCCCTCGGCGATCTCTCGGATCACCAGTCGCTCCTGCGCGTGCTCAACGAGTACGGGGTTACGACGGTCTTCCATCTGGCTGCGCAGGCGATCGTGGCCGTCGCAAACCGTTCGCCGCTCTCGACCTTCGAGACGAACATTCGCGGCACTTATAACCTGCTCGAGGCCGCGCGGCTTGCGCCCACGGTCGAGCGCGTTGTTGTTGCATCGAGCGACAAGGCCTACGGACAACACGAAGATCTGCCTTACCGCGAGGATGCGAAGCTCCAGCCGACATTCCCTTACGACACCTCTAAAGCTGCAGCCGATCTCGTCGCGCGCTCATACGCAGAGACCTACGGCCTCCCGGTCGCAGTCACCCGCCTGGCGAATGTCTACGGTGGCGGCGACTTCAATTTCTCACGCCTTGTTCCCGAGCTTGCGCGCGCGATTCACGCCGGCCAGCCGCCGATCATCCGATCCGACGGTTCGCCCGAGCGCGACTTCGTCTACGTCGCTGACGCGGTCGATGCGTACCTGACGATTGCTGACGGCTTGAGCGATCCCGCGAACATCGGAATGGCATTCAACGCCGGTGCCGGTCGGCCGTGGCCGGTGCTTGAAATCGTCCGCACGATGCTCGACGTGGCCGGAAGCTCACTCGAGCCGGACATCCAGGGGCGCGGGATTCCCGAGGGCGAGATCGATCGCCAGTATCTCGACTCAACCCTGATCGATCTACGGCTCGGCTGGACTCCGACCTGGCCGCTGACCGAAGGATTGTCCGCCACCTGGGAGTGGTATGAGCGTGCTCTACCCGGAGTTCTTGCGCCGGATCTCGGATGA
- a CDS encoding NTP transferase domain-containing protein: MNAEPLPRVAILCGGRGTRISRGDEDLPKPLVPVGGVPILWHVMALYAAQGFDDFLLLTGWQADQVAGAVSGFPEVASGAWKAECVDTAEDTPTGGRVDAVRNRLRGGTFALTYADGVADIDLGASLDFHRAHGGLATITVVRPRSPWGEARLDADDRVTGFVEKPKLENWINGGFMFLEDAALDFVGPDDVFEQRPLENLAAAGELHAFKHDGFWDCMDTFKDAIELNRLCAVGTPPWLGAHAAATEGAR, encoded by the coding sequence ATGAACGCTGAGCCCCTGCCGCGCGTCGCCATTCTCTGTGGTGGCCGCGGTACACGCATCTCGCGCGGCGACGAAGACCTGCCAAAGCCGCTCGTGCCGGTCGGCGGCGTGCCGATTCTCTGGCACGTCATGGCGCTCTACGCGGCCCAGGGCTTCGACGATTTCCTGCTACTGACCGGCTGGCAGGCGGATCAGGTTGCGGGCGCGGTCTCCGGATTCCCGGAGGTTGCGTCAGGCGCCTGGAAGGCAGAGTGCGTCGACACTGCAGAGGACACTCCCACCGGCGGTCGCGTTGACGCCGTTCGTAATCGTCTTCGCGGCGGAACCTTTGCCCTGACCTACGCAGACGGCGTCGCAGACATCGACCTCGGAGCGTCGCTCGACTTTCACCGCGCGCACGGGGGCCTCGCCACAATCACCGTCGTGCGCCCGCGCAGCCCGTGGGGCGAGGCGCGCCTCGATGCAGACGACCGCGTCACGGGATTCGTCGAGAAGCCGAAGCTCGAGAACTGGATCAACGGAGGGTTCATGTTTCTCGAGGATGCCGCACTCGATTTCGTCGGTCCCGACGATGTGTTTGAGCAGCGCCCGCTCGAGAACCTCGCGGCCGCCGGCGAACTGCACGCCTTCAAACACGACGGCTTCTGGGACTGCATGGACACCTTCAAGGACGCGATCGAACTGAACCGCCTCTGCGCAGTCGGCACACCGCCATGGCTCGGCGCGCACGCTGCGGCCACCGAAGGCGCACGATGA
- a CDS encoding MoaD/ThiS family protein, whose amino-acid sequence MAVTVKIPAQLRPVVDNQATVSVESSGTVSEVLDALYGQFPDLKDRISENGELRRFVNVYVADEDIRFGDGLETAVADGAEVTILPAVAGGC is encoded by the coding sequence ATGGCAGTCACAGTCAAGATCCCGGCGCAGTTGCGCCCCGTCGTAGACAACCAGGCGACCGTTTCAGTAGAGAGCAGCGGCACCGTATCCGAGGTGCTCGACGCGCTCTACGGACAGTTCCCCGATCTCAAGGACCGCATCAGCGAGAATGGCGAGCTGCGTCGCTTCGTGAATGTCTACGTCGCCGACGAGGACATTCGCTTCGGCGACGGGCTCGAGACTGCGGTTGCCGATGGCGCCGAGGTCACGATTCTGCCGGCAGTTGCCGGCGGTTGCTAG
- a CDS encoding threonine synthase produces MAVDALKCKECGKKYPLEALFVCSECFGPLEVVYDYSGLDVEEAKRTIQSGPQSIWRYSEFLPFTERPKSRLATGLSPLIHAPRLGEYLGGLKNVYVKNEASNPTHSFKDRVVSVAMAKAQELGYEVIACASTGNLANAVAAHAAAAGLDSYVFIPTDLEEQKILATGVYGTELVGVKGNYDDVNRLCTELSAEYDWAFVNINMRPYYSEGSKTLAYEAMEQLGWKLPDRIVSPIASGSLFTKLYKGFNEWIDLAIVEGKTPVFHGAQATGCNPVANAFDEGVDFCKPVKPDTIAKSLAIGNPADGPYALDVARGTGGTIEQVTDDEIRYGIKLLAHTTGVFTETAGGVTVASLKKIAERGEIDPDETVVVYVTGEGLKTLDAARGTFEKYEIEPTVDAFNEFVPTPVTA; encoded by the coding sequence ATGGCTGTAGATGCGCTCAAATGTAAGGAATGTGGCAAGAAGTATCCGCTCGAGGCGCTGTTTGTATGCAGCGAGTGCTTCGGCCCGCTTGAGGTCGTGTACGACTACTCAGGGCTGGACGTCGAGGAGGCGAAGCGAACCATTCAGTCTGGTCCGCAGAGCATCTGGCGTTACTCCGAGTTTCTCCCGTTCACCGAGCGCCCGAAGTCGCGCCTGGCCACCGGGCTCTCACCGCTGATCCACGCTCCGCGACTGGGCGAGTACCTGGGCGGCTTGAAGAACGTCTACGTGAAGAACGAGGCGTCAAACCCCACGCACTCCTTCAAGGACCGCGTAGTGAGCGTCGCGATGGCCAAAGCTCAGGAGCTGGGCTACGAAGTGATCGCCTGCGCCTCCACTGGAAACCTCGCCAACGCCGTTGCAGCGCACGCCGCCGCAGCGGGCCTGGACAGTTACGTCTTCATTCCGACCGATCTTGAAGAGCAGAAGATCCTCGCGACCGGCGTGTACGGCACCGAGCTCGTCGGCGTCAAGGGCAATTACGACGATGTCAACCGTCTTTGCACCGAGCTGTCTGCCGAATACGACTGGGCCTTTGTGAACATCAACATGAGGCCGTACTACAGCGAGGGCTCAAAGACGCTCGCCTACGAGGCGATGGAGCAACTCGGCTGGAAGCTTCCGGACCGCATCGTCTCGCCGATTGCATCGGGCTCGCTGTTCACGAAGCTCTACAAGGGCTTCAACGAGTGGATCGACCTTGCGATCGTCGAAGGCAAGACGCCGGTCTTCCATGGCGCGCAGGCAACCGGCTGCAACCCGGTCGCGAACGCGTTCGACGAAGGCGTTGACTTCTGCAAGCCGGTCAAGCCCGACACGATCGCCAAGTCGCTCGCAATCGGCAACCCTGCCGACGGCCCGTACGCGCTCGATGTTGCGCGCGGAACCGGCGGCACGATCGAACAGGTCACCGACGACGAGATCCGTTATGGCATCAAGCTGCTCGCGCACACGACCGGAGTCTTCACCGAGACTGCTGGCGGAGTGACCGTTGCGAGCCTCAAGAAAATTGCCGAACGTGGCGAGATCGACCCCGATGAAACCGTGGTTGTGTATGTCACTGGCGAAGGCCTGAAGACGCTCGACGCGGCACGCGGAACGTTCGAGAAGTATGAGATCGAACCGACCGTCGATGCATTCAATGAATTCGTCCCGACACCAGTAACCGCTTAG
- a CDS encoding magnesium transporter CorA family protein: protein MPGRIRRRGTSASVEDLVPEINVEPRVELIEHGGIRWYNIEKPGPAEEAWLHEHFDFHELDHEDVRSRNQRPKIDEYDDYLFIVLHLAMFDKRVGRLNAAELDIFIGPDYVITIPNETLKPVEYLFERCKSHEETREQRMGQGTGFLLYTIVDDAFASFFPMLRKIGLKLDSIEEDIFIEEESRGVVRDISNVKQEIINFRKIIRPQRAVLRDLERVKARFLAEDLEIYFEDIVDASERMWDMLENYKEVVEALEATNESVISHNVNDVLRVLTIFSVFFLPLTLISGIFGMNNLIPGQGTALGFWLVLGGMIAVVGSMAFYFRKRGWL from the coding sequence ATGCCAGGACGGATTCGCCGTCGTGGAACTTCCGCTTCGGTAGAAGACCTCGTACCCGAGATCAACGTTGAGCCCCGCGTCGAGCTGATCGAGCACGGCGGGATCCGTTGGTACAACATCGAGAAGCCCGGCCCCGCTGAAGAAGCGTGGCTCCACGAGCACTTCGACTTCCACGAACTCGACCACGAGGACGTTCGTTCGCGCAACCAGCGCCCGAAGATCGACGAGTACGACGACTACCTCTTCATCGTGCTCCATCTTGCGATGTTCGACAAGCGCGTTGGCCGTTTGAACGCAGCTGAGCTGGACATCTTCATCGGCCCGGACTACGTGATCACGATCCCGAACGAGACGTTGAAGCCCGTCGAATACCTGTTCGAGCGCTGCAAGAGCCACGAGGAGACGCGTGAGCAGCGCATGGGTCAGGGCACTGGCTTCTTGCTCTACACAATCGTTGACGACGCGTTCGCGAGCTTCTTCCCGATGCTGCGCAAGATCGGTTTGAAGCTCGACTCGATCGAAGAGGACATCTTCATTGAGGAAGAGTCTCGCGGCGTCGTCCGCGACATCTCCAACGTCAAGCAGGAGATCATCAACTTCCGCAAGATCATTCGGCCGCAGCGCGCCGTGCTGCGTGACCTTGAGCGCGTCAAGGCTCGATTCCTCGCCGAGGACCTCGAGATCTACTTCGAAGACATCGTGGACGCCTCCGAACGCATGTGGGACATGCTCGAGAACTACAAGGAAGTTGTCGAGGCACTCGAGGCCACGAACGAATCGGTCATCAGCCACAACGTGAACGATGTGCTGCGAGTCCTGACGATCTTTTCTGTCTTCTTCCTGCCGCTGACGCTGATCAGCGGAATCTTTGGAATGAACAACCTGATCCCGGGGCAAGGCACCGCGCTCGGGTTCTGGCTCGTGCTTGGCGGAATGATCGCCGTAGTCGGCTCGATGGCGTTCTACTTCCGCAAGCGCGGCTGGCTCTAA
- a CDS encoding diguanylate cyclase codes for MKRSTNSKDGMNKPYDNTSLEATPATPQYSGGQAALRRRMTIDPDIRNRSITGAVLWAVQATIGAVQQYGPAGATMSRPAFYAYLAVTATMALLCLFVGPRLSGRAFRIAEEFVVVSGWVATAALVATTGGAYSADIGLFANWMFYCAYFMAPVHAARLVALGTIAMWAPFFYDFSDLAQSGFLPRALVMTAVLWAMVVLIARHRHITQQAELRARELALTDPLTGVANLHTFADELQRSVGQAAETDGRLGVAFVDVNGLKAANTVFGHAGGDQLIRRTADALLRCSGRGDQVARVGGDEFAVLVADADIERMKEFESEFAIALTEQGAKTERPAFDLSASIGTAVYPQDGRTLDDLMQVADARMYDSKAALPPRLPTPGTSGGRSLSDEPADQGSRLEALMTGAAPAASIAWLMAAAMIAAGAAFSDSAAVHPRLALALSGICIAVAGALGLVSGERRRVAENLSNTLAVLLAAPAIYATGGAATPILPLAYLVVAHAAYALSARDAALRTGAMMGILIATLLVNVQTANFTGVSVIVGEVLVIAALLRYNRVRADAAEREALELSRVDALTKLANRRVFERSLAEKSELPRNADGAGYNGGGLILADVDNFKTINSSGGHKAGDEVLRMIAAVLDGAIGDEVTVCRIGGDEFAVIIEEGDAASVMRTAAKARAAIGSVDWNVLCEPNVTLSMGYATWEHVDGWKDIVVAADLALRTSKDAGKDAVSVAPQDAEAANRPPRLGPDQALAG; via the coding sequence ATGAAGAGATCAACGAATTCCAAGGATGGAATGAACAAGCCCTACGACAACACCAGCCTCGAGGCCACGCCGGCGACTCCGCAGTACTCCGGCGGTCAGGCCGCGCTCAGGCGTCGCATGACGATCGATCCCGACATCCGCAACCGGTCAATCACCGGTGCGGTTCTCTGGGCGGTCCAGGCGACGATCGGTGCTGTTCAGCAGTACGGCCCGGCCGGCGCGACGATGTCGCGGCCCGCGTTCTACGCGTATTTGGCCGTCACTGCAACGATGGCGTTGCTGTGCTTGTTCGTTGGCCCACGCCTTTCCGGGCGCGCCTTCCGTATCGCCGAAGAGTTCGTCGTTGTCTCCGGATGGGTCGCGACCGCAGCACTGGTCGCGACCACCGGCGGCGCTTACTCGGCAGACATCGGGCTGTTTGCGAACTGGATGTTCTACTGCGCCTACTTCATGGCGCCGGTGCACGCCGCTCGCCTGGTCGCGCTTGGAACGATCGCCATGTGGGCGCCGTTCTTCTACGACTTCTCAGATCTGGCGCAGTCGGGCTTCCTGCCGCGCGCACTTGTGATGACTGCAGTCCTGTGGGCAATGGTCGTTCTGATCGCCCGGCACCGCCACATCACGCAACAGGCCGAGCTGCGCGCGCGCGAGCTTGCGCTCACCGACCCGCTGACCGGCGTCGCAAACCTCCACACCTTTGCCGATGAGCTTCAGCGCTCGGTCGGGCAGGCCGCTGAAACCGACGGCCGTCTCGGCGTCGCGTTCGTTGATGTCAATGGGCTCAAGGCGGCGAACACGGTCTTCGGGCACGCAGGCGGCGATCAGCTGATCCGCCGCACGGCAGACGCGCTGCTGCGTTGCTCGGGCAGAGGGGACCAAGTCGCGCGCGTCGGGGGCGATGAGTTCGCCGTGCTCGTTGCTGACGCAGACATCGAGCGCATGAAAGAGTTTGAGTCGGAGTTCGCAATTGCCCTGACCGAGCAGGGGGCAAAGACTGAGAGGCCGGCGTTTGACCTCTCGGCAAGCATCGGTACGGCCGTGTATCCGCAAGATGGCCGCACCCTCGATGACCTGATGCAGGTCGCCGATGCGCGAATGTACGACAGCAAGGCGGCACTCCCGCCGCGGCTACCCACGCCAGGCACGTCCGGTGGCCGCTCACTTTCCGACGAGCCCGCAGACCAAGGCTCGCGTCTCGAAGCGCTCATGACGGGCGCCGCTCCTGCCGCGTCAATCGCCTGGCTGATGGCCGCAGCGATGATCGCCGCTGGAGCCGCATTCAGTGATAGCGCGGCTGTGCACCCGCGCCTGGCATTGGCGCTGTCGGGCATCTGCATTGCCGTTGCAGGCGCACTCGGTTTGGTTTCAGGTGAGCGCAGGCGAGTTGCCGAGAACCTCAGCAACACATTGGCCGTGTTGCTCGCGGCACCCGCGATCTACGCGACTGGCGGGGCCGCGACGCCGATTCTGCCGCTCGCTTACCTGGTGGTCGCGCATGCCGCGTACGCGCTCTCCGCGCGCGACGCGGCGCTGCGCACCGGCGCGATGATGGGCATCCTCATCGCGACTCTTCTGGTCAACGTTCAGACCGCGAACTTCACGGGCGTGTCCGTGATTGTCGGCGAGGTGCTTGTGATTGCTGCGCTCCTTCGTTACAACCGCGTGCGTGCTGATGCAGCTGAGCGGGAGGCCTTGGAGCTCTCGCGCGTTGACGCGTTGACCAAGCTCGCCAATCGCCGGGTCTTCGAACGCAGTCTTGCGGAGAAGTCTGAGCTTCCTCGTAACGCCGACGGAGCCGGTTACAACGGCGGCGGATTGATCCTCGCCGACGTCGACAACTTCAAGACGATCAACTCGTCCGGCGGCCACAAGGCCGGCGACGAGGTGCTGCGGATGATCGCGGCAGTGCTTGATGGCGCGATCGGCGATGAAGTAACGGTCTGCCGTATCGGCGGAGATGAGTTTGCCGTGATCATCGAAGAGGGCGACGCCGCGAGCGTCATGCGCACCGCCGCCAAGGCCCGCGCTGCGATCGGCTCAGTGGACTGGAACGTTCTCTGTGAGCCGAACGTCACGCTTTCGATGGGATACGCCACGTGGGAACACGTCGATGGCTGGAAGGACATCGTGGTCGCCGCCGACCTCGCGCTCAGGACGAGCAAGGACGCCGGCAAGGATGCGGTCTCGGTCGCGCCGCAAGACGCAGAAGCAGCAAACCGCCCGCCACGCCTCGGTCCAGACCAGGCGCTCGCGGGTTAG
- a CDS encoding dTDP-4-dehydrorhamnose 3,5-epimerase family protein produces the protein MSDAVDAASRIDGVVLNELVVHGDHRGRVFEGWRDSWTPFTVKQLTEGRAQAGVMKGLHLHYIQWDYWRVVTGKMFVGLYDARPDSPTRGVSTSFIMSPETPSALSIPPGVAHGYYAVEDLEMIYLLSEVYDPDDEFGVRADSVGIDWPHVVAGTEPLISERDINLPTAEEFVFAPPAGAA, from the coding sequence ATGTCAGACGCCGTAGACGCAGCATCAAGGATCGACGGAGTTGTCCTGAACGAGCTAGTTGTGCACGGCGACCATCGCGGTCGCGTGTTCGAAGGTTGGCGGGATTCATGGACCCCCTTCACGGTCAAGCAGCTCACCGAGGGCCGCGCGCAGGCTGGCGTGATGAAGGGGCTTCACCTTCATTACATACAGTGGGACTACTGGCGCGTCGTCACGGGAAAGATGTTCGTCGGGCTCTATGACGCCCGTCCAGATTCTCCGACGCGCGGCGTCAGCACCAGCTTCATCATGAGCCCCGAGACGCCGAGCGCACTTTCGATTCCGCCAGGAGTCGCCCACGGCTACTACGCCGTCGAGGACCTCGAAATGATCTATCTGCTCAGCGAGGTCTACGACCCCGATGACGAGTTCGGCGTTCGAGCGGACAGTGTCGGAATCGACTGGCCGCACGTCGTTGCCGGCACTGAGCCGTTGATCAGCGAACGCGACATCAACTTGCCGACCGCCGAGGAGTTCGTGTTTGCTCCGCCTGCAGGTGCCGCGTGA
- a CDS encoding HIT domain-containing protein, which produces MQYVEHHGPDTSEGKTGCIFCDFPAEENDEKNLIAHRGELAYVILNGFPYNNGHVMVVPYEHNSKLHELPAETAQEITELTQFSLKVLDGLYSPGGFNVGINQGDAAGAGIGAHLHQHIVPRWVGDTNFMPVVADVRVLPEALSGSYEKISAGFKAALA; this is translated from the coding sequence ATGCAATACGTCGAACATCACGGCCCGGACACCTCCGAGGGCAAGACCGGATGCATCTTCTGCGACTTCCCAGCTGAGGAGAACGATGAGAAGAATCTGATCGCGCATCGCGGCGAGCTTGCCTACGTGATCCTGAATGGATTTCCGTACAACAACGGCCATGTGATGGTCGTGCCGTACGAGCACAACTCGAAGCTGCACGAGCTTCCGGCCGAGACAGCCCAGGAGATCACGGAGCTGACGCAGTTTTCGTTGAAGGTGCTCGACGGGCTCTACAGCCCAGGCGGATTCAACGTCGGGATCAATCAGGGCGACGCCGCGGGAGCGGGGATCGGCGCGCACCTGCATCAGCACATCGTTCCTCGCTGGGTTGGTGACACGAACTTCATGCCGGTAGTGGCGGATGTGAGAGTTTTGCCTGAGGCGCTTTCGGGGTCTTACGAGAAGATCTCGGCCGGCTTCAAAGCGGCGCTGGCATAG